A single genomic interval of Nonomuraea rubra harbors:
- a CDS encoding glycoside hydrolase family 38 C-terminal domain-containing protein codes for MSTDIVVVPHTHWDREWYEPFQRFRLRLVALLDEVLDTMEREPDYHFTLDGQLACVDDYLEVRPENRDRVAALVRSGRLAVGPWQILLDEFLCSGENIIRNLELGMARADKLGGAMPVGYLPDMFGHTAQMPQILRKAGLLHACVYRGVPASVTTDAFAWVAPDGTALRTQYLPAGGYGNGAYLFQDGEGLKERAAGFVRTMREWHGPEGSLLAMYGTDHSAPVRGLPEMVAEIGARMDTLSGYIGAYSGEVEGLPRVRGELRSHARANILPGVISIRPHVKQAMSRAERMVERYAEPLAALWGEEWPGRFLDMAWWRLVDASGHDSVTGCGVDDTAQQVAARIAEAEQLGQAVRDLVTARLARAVPSDGVLIVNPTPGARRGVVVVDVAGTDPLVAPSGAPVPVQPLEYAATLLLDEEMDPATALSFVHGTELYGQHITGWTIEDGTLTFTVARETSMVTDLDELRAAIGGVTRVRIVAEPRRTVAALVEAPPLGHTSLRPAPRDHVYGEAQTSPGTHHPSCWLSSDSAPLPVRGDEEVLDNGLLRVTIAPDGTLTVVGQDGTTVTGAGRLVDGGDVGDTYNYAPPAADMIVSEPVDVETELICSGPLVAMVDVRRTYLWPASGEGVEGAPEVPAAARSARMEEIAVTTRVELRAGEPFVRLRVEFDNRCADHRVRLHVPLPAEATQSYAEGQFAVVTRGLTAEGGCGETPLPTFPASSWVAAGGVAALLEHVTEYELADGELALTLLRSVGYLSRNRNALRPEPAGPQLPTPAAQSRGVRAVSVALMPYQGSWGEVVPQAEAFRHDLLVVPGLGERFLPLPEPAAGLSVSGDGVVMTSLRERDGRRELRVVALTGEDTEAVISGSFTQACRADLRGRPGEQLDVTDGTLRLPLGAWEIATVQLS; via the coding sequence GTGAGCACGGATATCGTCGTCGTACCGCACACGCACTGGGACAGGGAGTGGTACGAGCCCTTCCAGCGTTTCAGGCTGCGCCTGGTCGCACTGCTCGACGAGGTGCTCGACACGATGGAGCGCGAGCCGGACTACCACTTCACCCTCGACGGGCAGCTCGCCTGCGTGGACGACTACCTCGAGGTACGCCCGGAGAACCGCGATCGCGTGGCCGCCCTGGTGCGGTCGGGGCGGCTGGCCGTGGGGCCGTGGCAGATCCTGCTCGACGAGTTCCTCTGCTCGGGCGAGAACATCATCCGCAACCTGGAGCTGGGCATGGCCAGGGCGGACAAGCTGGGCGGCGCCATGCCGGTCGGCTACCTGCCCGACATGTTCGGCCACACGGCGCAGATGCCGCAGATCCTGCGCAAGGCCGGCCTGCTGCACGCCTGCGTCTACCGGGGCGTCCCGGCCTCCGTCACCACCGACGCCTTCGCCTGGGTGGCGCCCGACGGCACGGCGCTGCGCACGCAGTACCTCCCGGCGGGCGGCTACGGGAACGGCGCCTACCTGTTCCAGGACGGGGAGGGGCTCAAGGAGCGGGCGGCGGGGTTCGTGCGCACCATGCGGGAGTGGCACGGGCCCGAGGGGTCGCTGCTGGCCATGTACGGCACCGACCACTCCGCGCCGGTGCGCGGGCTGCCGGAGATGGTGGCCGAGATCGGCGCCCGCATGGACACCCTGTCCGGATACATCGGCGCCTATTCGGGTGAGGTGGAGGGCCTGCCGCGGGTGCGCGGCGAGCTGCGCTCCCACGCCCGCGCCAACATCCTGCCCGGCGTCATCTCCATCCGCCCGCACGTCAAGCAGGCCATGAGCCGTGCCGAGCGGATGGTCGAGCGGTACGCCGAGCCGCTGGCCGCGCTCTGGGGCGAGGAGTGGCCCGGCCGCTTCCTCGACATGGCGTGGTGGCGGTTGGTGGACGCCAGCGGCCACGACTCGGTGACCGGCTGCGGCGTGGACGACACCGCCCAGCAGGTCGCCGCCCGCATCGCCGAGGCCGAGCAGCTCGGGCAGGCCGTCCGCGACCTGGTCACCGCCCGCCTGGCCCGGGCGGTGCCGTCCGACGGCGTGCTGATCGTCAACCCCACCCCCGGCGCCCGGCGCGGCGTCGTGGTCGTGGACGTGGCCGGCACCGACCCGCTGGTGGCCCCGTCGGGCGCGCCGGTGCCGGTGCAGCCGCTGGAGTACGCGGCCACGCTGCTGCTCGACGAGGAGATGGACCCGGCCACGGCGCTGAGCTTCGTGCACGGCACCGAGCTGTACGGGCAGCACATCACCGGCTGGACCATCGAGGACGGGACTCTCACGTTCACCGTGGCCAGGGAGACCTCCATGGTGACCGACCTGGACGAGCTGCGCGCCGCCATCGGCGGCGTGACCCGCGTCCGCATCGTCGCCGAGCCCCGACGCACGGTGGCCGCCCTGGTGGAGGCTCCGCCCCTCGGCCACACGAGCCTGCGCCCCGCACCGCGCGACCACGTGTACGGCGAGGCGCAGACCTCTCCCGGCACCCACCACCCGTCCTGCTGGCTCAGCTCCGACTCGGCTCCCCTGCCGGTGCGGGGCGACGAGGAGGTGCTGGACAACGGGCTGCTGCGGGTCACGATCGCGCCCGACGGCACCCTGACGGTGGTGGGCCAGGACGGCACCACGGTCACCGGTGCCGGCCGGCTCGTGGACGGCGGCGACGTGGGCGACACCTACAACTACGCGCCGCCGGCGGCCGACATGATCGTGTCGGAGCCCGTGGACGTGGAGACCGAGCTGATCTGCTCGGGGCCGCTGGTGGCGATGGTGGACGTGCGGCGCACGTACCTGTGGCCGGCCTCCGGCGAGGGCGTCGAGGGCGCTCCCGAGGTGCCCGCCGCTGCGCGCTCCGCCAGGATGGAGGAGATCGCCGTCACCACCCGGGTCGAGCTGCGGGCGGGGGAGCCGTTCGTACGGCTGCGGGTCGAGTTCGACAACCGCTGCGCCGACCACCGGGTGCGCCTGCACGTCCCGCTGCCGGCGGAGGCCACGCAGTCGTACGCGGAGGGGCAGTTCGCGGTCGTCACCCGCGGGCTCACCGCGGAGGGCGGCTGCGGCGAGACCCCGCTGCCCACCTTCCCCGCCTCCTCGTGGGTGGCCGCGGGAGGCGTGGCGGCGCTGCTGGAGCACGTGACGGAGTACGAGCTGGCCGATGGGGAGCTGGCGCTCACGCTGCTGCGCTCGGTCGGTTACCTCTCCCGCAACCGCAACGCGCTGCGGCCGGAGCCGGCCGGGCCCCAACTGCCCACTCCCGCGGCGCAGTCGCGCGGGGTGCGGGCGGTGAGCGTGGCGCTGATGCCGTACCAGGGGTCGTGGGGCGAGGTGGTGCCGCAGGCGGAGGCCTTCCGGCATGACCTGCTGGTGGTGCCGGGGCTCGGCGAGCGGTTCCTGCCGCTGCCCGAGCCCGCGGCCGGGCTGTCGGTGAGCGGGGACGGGGTCGTGATGACCTCGCTGCGCGAGCGCGACGGCCGGCGGGAGCTGCGCGTCGTGGCGCTCACGGGCGAGGACACCGAGGCCGTGATCAGCGGGAGCTTCACCCAGGCGTGCCGCGCCGACCTGCGGGGACGCCCGGGAGAGCAGCTCGACGTGACAGATGGGACGCTCCGGCTGCCGCTCGGCGCCTGGGAGATCGCCACGGTGCAGCTGTCGTAA
- a CDS encoding aKG-HExxH-type peptide beta-hydroxylase — protein sequence MTAGTYELCDHLADPTPALLERLRGLQLARNQVLLAAVQRRVPGHDAAFQELVRLQRDEPRLMAELLLLPQVGCWAVDALWRLDRGEEPDLAYLAAFAAGAAMRAGRRPLPFPGPLVPGMGTVTESGLVPIPLLDVAEGAARLSVRLDAIDPYLAGYGRRGGADPVWWQRELSRAWRVLCERHRAAAQTVAGVFTTLVPLDGGGHGRPFSATSGWAYGAIALSPPPDPLAFAESLVHEVWHLLLGAVEDTTSLVDPGDDRRWYAPWRSDPRPLGALVQGCFANFAITAFWRTECGVPSPREPGRAETEFAHRRAITFEALSRAASSGGLTTAGSRLVDGLLRRLAPWLREPLPAAAERRADELRAAHRARWLAANPGHRV from the coding sequence GTGACCGCCGGCACGTACGAGCTCTGCGACCACCTGGCCGACCCCACCCCCGCGCTGCTGGAGCGCCTCAGGGGCCTCCAGCTCGCCAGGAACCAGGTGCTCCTGGCGGCGGTGCAGCGCAGGGTGCCCGGCCACGACGCCGCCTTCCAGGAGCTTGTGCGCCTGCAGCGGGACGAGCCGCGGCTCATGGCGGAGCTGCTGCTGCTCCCCCAGGTGGGCTGCTGGGCGGTGGACGCGTTGTGGCGGCTGGACCGCGGCGAGGAGCCGGACCTGGCCTACCTGGCGGCCTTCGCGGCCGGCGCCGCCATGCGGGCCGGCCGGCGGCCCCTGCCGTTTCCCGGCCCGCTCGTCCCCGGGATGGGCACGGTCACCGAGTCCGGCCTCGTGCCGATCCCCCTCCTCGACGTGGCGGAGGGCGCGGCCCGGTTGTCCGTCCGTCTCGACGCGATCGACCCCTACCTCGCCGGCTACGGCAGGCGGGGCGGCGCCGACCCGGTGTGGTGGCAGCGCGAGCTGAGCCGGGCCTGGCGGGTGCTGTGCGAGCGGCATCGCGCGGCGGCGCAGACGGTGGCGGGGGTCTTCACCACGCTGGTGCCCCTGGACGGCGGCGGGCACGGCCGGCCGTTCAGCGCCACCTCCGGCTGGGCGTACGGCGCGATCGCCCTGTCGCCGCCGCCCGATCCGCTCGCGTTCGCCGAGAGCCTGGTGCACGAGGTGTGGCACCTGCTGCTCGGTGCGGTGGAGGACACGACCTCGCTGGTCGATCCCGGCGACGACCGCCGCTGGTACGCCCCGTGGCGCTCCGACCCCCGGCCGCTGGGCGCGCTGGTGCAGGGCTGCTTCGCGAACTTCGCGATCACCGCGTTCTGGCGCACCGAGTGCGGCGTGCCGTCACCGCGGGAGCCGGGCCGGGCGGAGACCGAGTTCGCCCACCGCCGCGCCATCACCTTCGAGGCGCTCAGCCGGGCGGCAAGCTCGGGCGGCCTGACGACGGCGGGCTCGCGCCTGGTGGACGGCCTGCTGCGACGGCTGGCCCCGTGGCTGCGCGAGCCCCTTCCCGCCGCGGCCGAGCGCCGCGCGGACGAGCTGCGGGCCGCCCACCGGGCGCGCTGGCTCGCCGCCAACCCCGGGCACCGCGTCTGA
- the fxsT gene encoding FxSxx-COOH system tetratricopeptide repeat protein → MEHGARQDRRLPIWGREIPYRNRYFTGRERELAELRERLALDSTALVGQPPQPIYGMGGIGKTEIAAEYAHRHSEDYDLVWWVRAEQEETIINALIGLGRKMALNGFRPDDRDYSAKLVLSALAAHDPFERWLLIYDNVESANEVQNYLPSGGGHVIITTRDRHWRRAMNLDGIEVGEFLPEDTVKFLHKRVIALSGRGSERSVDAEAEAQDLAGQLGNLPLAAEHAAAYLNETGTSITEYLALFRDNAHALLASSVDIKYPQTVATTWSVSRNKISPEADALFRLLASLSAEPVAEELLVQPTVAASLPEPLSRVLSSVTDFRRAARELGRYSMLKLDGVRNVVQLHRVVQAVTRDRMVREDPEAAARYREAAHLLLAASDPRAVDREDSEQIYQRSLQHLVPSKATESGDPNVRRLIINQVEQLFRRGGHQESLRLGLPTLESWRERFGPDDKHTLALALQVGNALRVSGRWEESQRLLADTLRRLHDGFGELDPVYLDCARVHGIGLRLLGRYAEALQNDQKLLPLFERELRPDHPDTLRIRSNVAVSLRCLGRFAEALEYDDETLAERLRIFGPVERPTLSSQFGRARCLRGLGRYEESLDLVRRISNALERGNYPWNQFRLLVAIDFGVALNRVGLYEDAFVQGRKALDLHQSILGKEHRQTLQSATNLMNDHRLTEDLAGAQRLGEETVASLEKVAGTDHPNTLMACSNLAIVLRVRNNPDAARRLSERAVEGLIADLGEDHPNTLIAMHSLASDLAALGEVRKARSLGEKVLERSQDTRGADHPNTLAAMANLALDRNADGDKDAAARLREEALDRYRNSLLPDHPHARLAAQFGRINMGIEPMND, encoded by the coding sequence ATGGAGCACGGGGCACGCCAGGACCGACGACTCCCCATCTGGGGCCGCGAGATCCCGTACCGTAATCGCTACTTCACCGGCCGTGAGCGAGAGCTGGCCGAGCTGCGCGAGCGGCTCGCGCTCGACTCCACCGCGCTCGTCGGCCAGCCGCCGCAGCCGATCTACGGCATGGGCGGCATCGGCAAGACCGAGATCGCGGCCGAGTACGCCCACCGCCACAGCGAGGACTACGACCTCGTCTGGTGGGTCAGGGCCGAGCAGGAAGAGACGATCATCAACGCGCTGATCGGGCTCGGCCGCAAGATGGCGCTGAACGGCTTCCGCCCCGACGACCGCGACTACTCCGCCAAGCTCGTGCTGTCCGCTCTGGCAGCGCACGACCCCTTCGAGCGCTGGCTGCTGATCTACGACAACGTCGAGAGCGCCAACGAGGTCCAGAACTACCTGCCCAGCGGCGGCGGCCACGTCATCATCACCACCCGCGACCGCCACTGGCGCCGGGCGATGAACCTGGACGGCATCGAAGTCGGGGAGTTCCTGCCAGAAGATACGGTCAAGTTCCTGCACAAACGGGTGATCGCGTTGTCCGGGCGGGGTAGTGAGCGCTCCGTGGACGCCGAGGCCGAAGCGCAGGACCTGGCGGGACAGCTCGGGAACCTCCCGCTGGCCGCCGAGCACGCCGCTGCCTACCTGAACGAGACGGGGACCAGCATCACCGAGTATCTGGCGCTGTTCCGCGACAACGCCCACGCGCTGCTGGCGAGCTCGGTGGACATCAAGTATCCCCAGACGGTGGCCACCACGTGGAGCGTCTCGCGCAACAAGATCTCGCCCGAGGCCGACGCGCTGTTCCGGCTGCTGGCGAGCCTGTCGGCCGAGCCGGTCGCCGAGGAGCTGCTCGTGCAGCCCACCGTGGCGGCGAGCCTGCCCGAGCCGCTCAGCCGGGTGCTGAGCTCCGTCACCGACTTCCGCCGCGCGGCCAGGGAGCTGGGCCGCTACTCCATGCTGAAGCTCGACGGCGTGCGCAATGTGGTGCAGCTCCACCGCGTGGTGCAGGCCGTGACCAGGGACCGCATGGTACGCGAGGACCCCGAGGCCGCCGCCCGCTACCGCGAGGCCGCGCACCTCCTGCTGGCCGCCTCCGACCCGCGCGCGGTCGACCGGGAGGACAGCGAGCAGATCTACCAGCGCTCCCTGCAGCACCTGGTGCCCTCGAAGGCGACCGAGTCCGGCGACCCCAACGTCCGCAGGCTGATCATCAACCAGGTCGAGCAGCTCTTCCGGCGCGGCGGCCACCAGGAGAGCCTGCGGCTCGGCCTGCCCACGCTGGAGTCGTGGCGCGAACGGTTCGGCCCCGACGACAAGCACACGCTGGCCCTGGCCCTCCAGGTCGGCAACGCGCTGCGCGTCTCCGGCCGGTGGGAGGAGAGCCAGCGGCTGCTGGCAGACACGCTGCGGCGGCTGCACGACGGCTTCGGCGAGCTGGACCCGGTCTACCTCGACTGCGCCCGGGTCCACGGCATCGGCCTGCGCCTGCTCGGCCGCTACGCCGAGGCGCTGCAGAACGACCAGAAGCTGCTGCCCCTCTTCGAGCGGGAGCTGCGCCCCGACCACCCCGACACGCTGCGCATCCGCAGCAACGTCGCGGTGAGCCTGCGCTGCCTCGGCCGCTTCGCGGAGGCGCTGGAGTACGACGACGAGACCCTCGCGGAGAGGCTGCGCATCTTCGGCCCCGTCGAGCGGCCCACGCTGAGCTCGCAGTTCGGCCGCGCCCGCTGCCTGCGCGGGCTCGGCCGCTACGAGGAGTCGCTCGACCTGGTCAGGAGGATCAGCAACGCCCTGGAGCGCGGCAACTACCCGTGGAACCAGTTCCGCCTGCTGGTCGCCATCGACTTCGGCGTGGCGCTGAACCGCGTGGGCCTGTACGAGGACGCGTTCGTCCAGGGGCGCAAGGCCCTCGACCTGCACCAGTCGATCCTGGGCAAGGAGCACCGCCAGACGCTGCAGTCGGCCACCAACCTCATGAACGACCACCGGCTCACGGAGGACCTGGCCGGGGCCCAGAGGCTGGGCGAGGAGACGGTGGCCAGCCTGGAGAAGGTGGCCGGCACCGACCATCCCAACACGCTCATGGCCTGCTCCAACCTGGCCATCGTGCTGCGGGTGCGCAACAACCCGGACGCGGCGCGCAGGCTGAGCGAGCGGGCCGTCGAAGGGCTGATCGCCGACCTGGGCGAGGACCATCCGAACACGCTGATCGCCATGCACAGCCTGGCCAGCGACCTGGCCGCACTGGGGGAGGTGCGCAAGGCCAGGAGCCTGGGCGAGAAGGTGCTCGAACGCAGCCAGGACACGCGGGGCGCCGACCATCCCAACACGCTGGCCGCCATGGCGAACCTCGCCCTCGACCGTAACGCCGACGGCGACAAGGACGCCGCGGCGCGGTTGCGGGAGGAGGCGCTCGACCGGTACCGGAACTCGCTGCTGCCGGACCATCCGCACGCCCGGCTGGCCGCGCAGTTCGGGCGCATCAACATGGGCATCGAGCCGATGAACGACTGA
- a CDS encoding PucR family transcriptional regulator produces MADHKLTVEDLLRSPALQLRVLAGEAGLARSVSWAHVSELDDPTPWLLGAEVIMTTGIGVPRAAARQRAYLERLDDAGVSALALSAQLHVPPLHPAFFEAAEERGMPVLEVPLAVPFIAIAQEVAAALQEDASHRLGAQLQVFGALRWLAAEDLDTATLFKRLERLSGYDVYLSTRSGRPLLPGVPVPPPSVLPAAPDAPPTIPGGFVLPVSAPGGPAGYLVAFEREGARPAGLAVVQHIATVAALQVAMARHERETLRREGAETLAELLQDVLDPPSVRRRLARLGLSTESDTVLLVVRGVPDDALRRALDDLPHLMLRRGDDHYLLGPPALGPAVAAVPGVAAGMSRPFPPGESLRVAQREAAWAATHAAESGRGLVTYGDDTTGRWLPEDPATLTALVEYVLGKVLAYDEAHNSYLLASVRTWLEHNRHMREAATALHIHPNTLAYRLRRFSELSGRDLDSSAAFAEVWLAIRAARQLGLHN; encoded by the coding sequence GTGGCCGACCACAAACTCACCGTGGAGGATCTCCTCCGCTCCCCCGCTCTCCAGCTCCGCGTGCTGGCGGGCGAGGCCGGGCTGGCCCGCTCGGTCTCGTGGGCGCACGTCAGCGAGCTGGACGACCCGACGCCGTGGCTGCTCGGGGCCGAGGTCATCATGACGACCGGCATCGGCGTGCCCCGGGCGGCCGCCAGGCAGCGGGCCTACCTGGAGCGCCTCGACGACGCCGGCGTCTCCGCGCTCGCCCTGTCGGCCCAGCTCCACGTGCCGCCGCTGCACCCGGCGTTCTTCGAGGCCGCGGAGGAGCGCGGCATGCCGGTGCTGGAGGTGCCGCTGGCGGTGCCGTTCATCGCGATCGCGCAGGAGGTCGCGGCGGCGCTGCAGGAGGACGCCAGCCACCGGCTCGGCGCCCAGCTCCAGGTCTTCGGCGCGCTGCGCTGGCTGGCCGCCGAGGACCTGGACACGGCCACGCTCTTCAAGCGCCTGGAACGCCTGTCCGGCTACGACGTCTACCTCTCCACCCGCTCGGGCCGCCCCCTGCTGCCCGGCGTCCCCGTCCCCCCGCCGTCCGTCCTGCCCGCCGCGCCCGACGCCCCGCCCACGATCCCCGGCGGCTTCGTGCTGCCCGTCTCGGCCCCCGGCGGCCCCGCCGGGTACCTGGTGGCCTTCGAACGCGAGGGCGCCCGCCCCGCCGGCCTGGCCGTGGTCCAGCACATCGCCACGGTGGCGGCGCTCCAGGTCGCGATGGCCAGGCACGAGCGCGAGACCCTGCGCAGGGAGGGCGCGGAGACGCTGGCCGAGCTGCTGCAGGACGTGCTCGACCCGCCGTCCGTTCGCCGCCGCCTGGCCCGCCTGGGCCTGTCCACGGAATCGGACACGGTGCTGCTGGTGGTGCGCGGCGTTCCCGACGACGCCCTGCGCCGCGCCCTGGACGACCTGCCGCACCTGATGCTGCGCCGCGGCGACGACCACTACCTGCTGGGCCCGCCGGCGCTCGGTCCCGCCGTAGCCGCGGTGCCGGGGGTCGCCGCCGGGATGAGCCGCCCGTTCCCGCCCGGCGAGTCGCTGCGGGTGGCCCAGCGGGAGGCGGCCTGGGCGGCCACGCACGCCGCCGAGTCGGGCCGCGGGCTCGTCACGTACGGCGACGACACGACCGGCCGGTGGCTGCCCGAGGACCCGGCCACACTGACCGCGTTGGTGGAATACGTGCTGGGCAAGGTGCTCGCCTATGACGAGGCGCACAATTCCTATTTGCTGGCTTCCGTACGGACCTGGCTGGAACATAACCGCCATATGCGCGAGGCCGCCACGGCCCTGCACATCCATCCCAATACCCTGGCCTACCGGCTGCGCCGATTCAGCGAGCTCAGCGGCAGGGACCTCGACTCCAGCGCGGCCTTCGCCGAGGTCTGGCTGGCCATCCGCGCGGCCCGCCAGCTCGGGCTCCACAACTGA
- a CDS encoding SIR2 family NAD-dependent protein deacylase, which yields MRTGDADGQNDDAWDLLIGDLNNGDCVPFLGAGASAERLPLGGQLARKWAARIRYPSGDTGDLARVMQYAATMHYRDAIRTKREFLNEEFAHAVPPAATDEFPVHSVLARYPLPLYITTNYDDFMFLALQQARKRPTWDLFPWYAMSPDDWTGSPFRESDYVPCEERPLVFHLHGHHKEPHSIVLIEDDYLDFLVRLAQDGRHSSASSSGGRPMTLLPYPIRTALRTKALLFIGYGLRDWTFHVMFRTLLHGLLGTMRREHTSIQLNPHDHPGDEREYLERYFQAQSIRILWETPRSLNDKLAAGLREKP from the coding sequence GTGCGCACCGGTGACGCCGACGGCCAGAACGACGACGCCTGGGACCTGCTGATCGGGGATCTCAACAATGGAGACTGCGTCCCTTTTCTGGGCGCGGGAGCCAGCGCGGAGCGGCTCCCGCTCGGTGGCCAGCTCGCCAGGAAGTGGGCGGCCAGGATCAGGTACCCGTCCGGCGACACCGGCGATCTGGCGCGGGTGATGCAGTATGCGGCCACCATGCACTATCGCGACGCGATCAGGACCAAACGCGAATTCCTCAACGAGGAGTTCGCACACGCCGTCCCACCGGCCGCGACGGACGAATTCCCGGTGCACTCCGTGCTGGCGCGATACCCTCTCCCCCTCTACATCACCACCAACTACGACGACTTCATGTTCCTGGCATTACAGCAGGCGAGAAAGCGGCCCACCTGGGATCTGTTCCCCTGGTACGCGATGTCCCCCGACGACTGGACCGGGAGCCCCTTCCGTGAATCCGACTACGTCCCGTGCGAGGAGCGCCCTCTCGTCTTCCACCTGCACGGCCACCACAAGGAGCCGCACTCGATCGTCCTCATCGAGGACGACTACCTCGACTTCCTGGTCCGGCTGGCGCAGGACGGCAGGCACAGCAGCGCCTCCTCGTCCGGGGGCCGTCCGATGACCCTGCTGCCGTACCCGATCCGCACCGCGCTGCGCACCAAGGCGCTGCTGTTCATCGGGTACGGGCTGCGCGACTGGACCTTCCACGTCATGTTCAGGACGCTGCTGCACGGCCTCCTCGGCACCATGCGCAGGGAGCACACGAGCATCCAGCTCAACCCGCACGACCATCCCGGCGACGAACGCGAGTACCTCGAACGCTACTTCCAGGCCCAGAGCATCCGCATCCTGTGGGAAACCCCCCGCTCGCTCAACGACAAGCTCGCCGCCGGACTGCGGGAGAAGCCATGA
- a CDS encoding tetratricopeptide repeat protein — MTALPGDRTAEPYVGPRPFRRAESALFHGRTEEARHLRDAWLSERVVVLHGPAAVGKTSLLHAGVLPLLEEEPRPARTLVLPVGRLIHQPTWPLALSSGPGGYRFTLISSWTPAGQAPDPEQAVGAALESVIADTAPRRVLAAIDHMEELFTAFPARVQERERLVAELAGALRELPLNLLLVVRDDQLATLSSYEGLLSPQPFAYVRLEGLDQPSAVSAVTGPASGSGRRYAAGVAEQLVQRLRTTTYTDRLGTSVEIVSDRVSPFELQIACAALWASLDDGDDAITPDRLAQLGDLAGILAGYFDRTVRDVSMETGVPEPELRDWIETTFITERGTRGTAYRGLTQTADMPNPVVDALVARHILTEEQRARSLWYQLGQERLVEAVRTANRAHHVVPARGRPQEHTPADFRAAAEAALGEGNFISAHRFASVAARRSLEQGDERQFANLLAFQAEVSRIEGDLEAAKQTLNEARSQFESQQDALSTVQVLTALAEVSLSMGEADEAVDLGRQAVARMPGDVSARTLLAYALWQAGSPADAEAAYNDALDLDRNAARALYGRGRVRIALRDFRGALADLDRALALGLPRAEEDRARAAREEAQRRLGL, encoded by the coding sequence ATGACGGCCCTTCCAGGAGACAGGACCGCCGAGCCGTACGTCGGCCCGCGCCCCTTCCGCAGGGCCGAGTCCGCCCTCTTCCACGGCCGCACCGAGGAGGCCCGCCACCTGCGCGACGCCTGGCTGTCGGAGCGCGTGGTGGTGCTGCACGGCCCGGCCGCCGTCGGCAAGACGTCCCTGCTGCACGCCGGGGTGCTGCCGCTGCTGGAGGAGGAGCCGCGGCCCGCGCGCACGCTGGTGCTGCCGGTGGGCCGGTTGATCCACCAGCCGACCTGGCCGCTGGCCCTCTCGTCGGGCCCCGGCGGCTACCGCTTCACCCTCATCAGCAGCTGGACCCCCGCCGGCCAGGCCCCCGACCCCGAGCAGGCGGTCGGTGCGGCGCTGGAGAGCGTGATCGCCGATACCGCACCCCGCCGGGTACTGGCCGCCATCGACCACATGGAGGAGCTGTTCACCGCCTTCCCCGCCCGGGTCCAGGAGCGGGAGCGGCTCGTCGCCGAGCTGGCGGGCGCGCTGCGCGAGCTGCCGCTCAACCTGCTGCTGGTGGTGCGGGACGACCAGCTCGCCACGCTCAGCTCGTACGAGGGGCTGCTGAGCCCGCAGCCCTTCGCCTACGTCCGCCTGGAGGGGCTGGACCAGCCGTCGGCCGTGTCGGCGGTGACGGGGCCGGCGTCGGGCAGCGGCCGCCGGTACGCCGCCGGCGTGGCCGAGCAGCTCGTCCAGCGGCTGCGGACGACCACGTACACCGACCGGCTGGGCACCAGCGTCGAGATCGTCAGTGACCGGGTGTCGCCGTTCGAGCTGCAGATCGCCTGCGCGGCGCTGTGGGCGAGCCTGGACGACGGCGACGACGCGATCACCCCCGACCGGCTGGCCCAGCTCGGCGACCTCGCCGGGATCCTCGCGGGGTACTTCGACCGGACCGTGCGCGACGTGAGCATGGAGACCGGCGTGCCGGAGCCGGAGCTGCGCGACTGGATCGAGACGACGTTCATCACCGAGCGGGGCACGCGCGGCACCGCCTACCGCGGCCTGACGCAGACCGCCGACATGCCCAACCCCGTGGTGGACGCGCTGGTGGCCCGGCACATCCTGACCGAGGAGCAGCGGGCGCGCAGCCTCTGGTACCAGCTCGGGCAGGAGCGGCTGGTCGAGGCCGTGCGCACCGCGAACCGCGCGCACCACGTCGTGCCCGCCCGCGGCAGGCCGCAGGAGCACACGCCCGCGGACTTCCGCGCCGCCGCCGAGGCCGCGCTCGGGGAGGGCAACTTCATCTCGGCCCATCGCTTCGCCTCCGTGGCGGCCAGGCGGTCGCTGGAGCAGGGCGACGAGCGGCAGTTCGCGAACCTGCTGGCGTTCCAGGCCGAGGTGTCCAGGATCGAGGGCGACCTGGAGGCGGCCAAGCAGACGCTGAACGAGGCCCGCTCGCAGTTCGAGAGCCAGCAGGACGCCCTGTCCACCGTGCAGGTGCTGACCGCGCTGGCCGAGGTCTCCCTGTCGATGGGGGAGGCCGACGAGGCGGTCGATCTCGGCAGGCAGGCGGTGGCCAGGATGCCCGGCGACGTGAGCGCCCGCACGCTCCTGGCCTACGCGCTCTGGCAGGCGGGCTCGCCCGCGGACGCGGAAGCCGCCTACAACGACGCCCTCGACCTCGACCGCAACGCCGCCCGCGCGCTCTACGGGCGGGGCCGGGTCCGGATCGCGCTGCGCGACTTCCGCGGCGCGCTCGCGGACCTGGACCGGGCACTGGCCCTGGGCCTGCCCCGCGCGGAGGAGGACCGCGCCAGGGCGGCCCGGGAGGAGGCCCAGCGCCGCCTGGGCCTCTGA